The Sesamum indicum cultivar Zhongzhi No. 13 linkage group LG2, S_indicum_v1.0, whole genome shotgun sequence genome contains a region encoding:
- the LOC105156403 gene encoding uncharacterized protein LOC105156403, with product MPLPASSISSQFLHNMDFRGYLRQEKHTTKVYSSDQYLEEDDDVFYDELRKQVLQLTAEDDEDAYENNILQGRKQGLHTGPCSVRLPRCYYNWPGNKEDCAAAPAWMLNLWRSGNGTGVFIPQTVQRKNRSRRKKNEKGRTYKRVEKTN from the exons ATGCCATTGCCAGCATCAAGCATCAGTTCCCAGTTCCTCCACAATATGGATTTTCGTGGCTACCTACGACAAGAAAAGCACACAACAAAGGTTTACTCGTCCGACCAATACCTTGAAGAGGACGATGATGTTTTCTATGATGAATTAAGGAAGCAAGTCTTGCAGTTGACAGctgaagatgatgaagatgcATATGAGAACAACATTCTACAAGGCCGAAAACAAGGCCTGCATACCGGACCGTGTAGTGTTCGACTGCCTAGATGCTATTACAATTGGCCAGGGAATAAGGAGGATTGTGCTGCAGCACCTGCGTGGATGTTGAACTTGTGGAGAAGTGGAAATGGGACAGGAGTTTTCATACCACAAACTGTTCAAAGGAAAAATAGATCAA GGAGGAAGAAGAACGAGAAAGGAAGAACATACAAGAGGGTGGAGAAGACAAACTGA
- the LOC105156402 gene encoding transcription factor HBP-1b(c38)-like, giving the protein MKPSLTNFDDVYGHSQQPFNLRGDDSGVNGARVADLGELEQSAGIGFLDAVNLSRIYNGMKASNVSVVCNNSQFGGFTNSLVPSGEMGSSGGGVDTVQCTVQKGGTMGFGGSNGSENIENWGDMGVVADRSQQRETSTDTDDKILFTGVHHQRLIVVDSIDQTRQRIGDHKALRRLAQNREAAKKSRMRKKAYVQQLENSGKRLAQLEQDIKRARQQGISIASGFSGDEIHSMGGSGSMAFDIDYARWLDEHQRLINNLRTAVNSHVTDSELQLLVDGVMSHYDEIFRLKSSGAKSDIFHILSGVWKSPAERCLMWLGGSRSSEVLKVLGNQIEPLTEQQLVGIFNLQQSSQQAEDALSQGMEALQQSLVETLSSSSVGPRSSENVADYMGQMAAAMSKLATLENFLHQADLLRLQTLQQLRRILTARQAARALLAINDYKSRLRALSSLWLARPRG; this is encoded by the exons ATGAAGCCATCTCTCACCAACTTTGATGACGTCTATGGCCATTCCCAGCAACCCTTTAACCTGAG GGGTGATGACAGTGGGGTTAACGGGGCACGTGTTGCGGATCTTGGAGAGCTTGAACAGTCTGCTGGGATTGGATTCTTGGATGCTGTTAATTTGAGCAGAA TATACAATGGCATGAAGGCAAGCAATGTCTCAGTTGTGTGTAATAACTCCCAGTTTGGTGGATTCACCAAT AGTTTGGTACCTTCAGGAGAGATGGGGTCATCAGGTGGAGGAGTAGACACAGTGCAGTGTACGGTGCAAAAGGGTGGAACAATGGGGTTTGGAGGGTCAAATGGAAGTGAAAACATCGAGAACTGGGGAGATATGGGGGTGGTAGCAGATCGCAGCCAACAGAGAGAAACTTCAACAGATACTGATGACAAAATTCTG TTCACTGGAGTTCATCATCAAAGATTGATAGTTGTGGATTCTATAGACCAGACCAGGCAGAGAATCGGAGATCATAAG GCACTTCGCAGACTGGCTCAGAACCGTGAAGCTGCAAAGAAGAGtcgaatgagaaagaag GCGTACGTTCAACAGCTCGAGAACAGTGGGAAAAGGCTTGCACAGCTGGAGCAGGACATCAAAAGAGCACGGCAGCAG GGTATCTCCATTGCATCTGGATTTTCAGGAGATGAGATTCATTCTATGGGTGGGAGTG GATCTATGGCATTCGACATAGACTATGCACGCTGGTTGGATGAACATCAACGACTCATTAACAATCTGAGAACAGCTGTAAATTCTCATGTGACCGACAGTGAATTGCAGCTTCTTGTTGACGGGGTGATGTCCCATTATGACGAAATATTCCGGCTCAAGAGCTCAGGTGCAAAATCGGACATATTTCATATTCTCTCCGGTGTGTGGAAATCGCCTGCTGAAAGGTGTTTGATGTGGTTGGGGGGATCTCGCTCGTCTGAGGTTCTCAAG GTACTCGGAAACCAAATCGAGCCGTTAACAGAACAACAGCTTGTTGGCATTTTTAATCTACAGCAATCATCCCAACAAGCTGAGGATGCTTTATCCCAAGGAATGGAAGCTTTACAACAATCACTTGTGGAGACACTCTCCTCCAGCTCTGTTGGTCCTCGTAGTTCTGAAAATGTTGCTGATTACATGGGACAAATGGCAGCTGCAATGAGCAAACTAGCAACACTCGAGAATTTCCTTCATCAG GCTGACCTTCTCAGACTGCAAACCTTACAACAACTGCGACGAATCTTGACTGCACGTCAAGCTGCCCGTGCTCTTCTTGCCATCAACGATTACAAGTCGAGGCTCCGAGCTCTGAGTTCTTTATGGCTAGCACGTCCGAGAGGATGA
- the LOC105156404 gene encoding CTL-like protein DDB_G0274487, producing the protein MSDSRSSSSSSSSYDSAVGPSEANIVGSHSSSQGISPMVSRHWRDVFWLLIFLAHLIVVGFVLGVFGLNRFKQPDRLNIDRYTMGFLENKDGLTEDYWPLYAVASGVGAVLGWTWLLLLGSRANQMMKFSVHILTTYLAVISVLCFWVEQFFWGVAFAIGAALQFLYVISVIDRLPFTMLVLQRAVKMVWNLPEVRRVACIFMLVMLLWLALWSFGAAGVVALGIGDGGRWWLLVVLCVSLFWTGAVLCNVVHVVVSGMVFLVLIHGGREATSMPPKPVMSSLQYAMTTSFGSICYGSLFTAAIRTLRWEIRGLRSKIGSNECLLCCVDFLFHLVEFLVRWFNKYAYVQIAVYGKSFNHSAKDAWELFQSTGVEALIAYDCSGAVLFMGTLLGGLIAGTCAAIWTRIKHPERIVMVGSTAMLMGMILVGLAMVVVESAVTSIYICYAEDPSLINRWDSAFFAQLSEKLHQRLQHRSARAREVLTHRVDEQVQTAV; encoded by the exons ATGAGTGACTCTCGCTCTTCCTCCTCGTCTTCTTCCTCCTATGACTCCGCCGTCGGACCTTCGGAAGCG AATATTGTCGGGAGTCATTCGTCTTCTCAGGGAATCTCTCCAATGGTGTCTCGTCACTGGCGGGATGTATTCTGGTTGCTCATATTTTTGGCACATTTGATTGTGGTAGGTTTTGTTCTTGGGGTTTTTGGGCTAAATAGGTTTAAGCAACCAGATAGGTTGAACATTGATAGGTATACAATGGGGTTTCTTGAGAACAAGGATGGTTTAACTGAAGACTACTGGCCATTGTATGCTGTCGCCAGTGGAGTTGGAGCAGTTCTGGGTTGGACTTGGTTGTTGTTGCTGGGTTCACGGGCAAATCAAATGATGAAGTTCTCAGTTCACATTTTGACTACATATCTTGCTGTCATCAGTGTGCTGTGTTTTTGGGTCGAGCAGTTTTTCTGGGGTGTTGCATTTGCTATAGGTGCTGCATTGCAATTCTTGTATGTTATATCTGTCATCGACAG GCTTCCGTTTACTATGCTGGTGCTACAAAGAGCAGTGAAGATGGTATGGAACCTTCCCGAGGTCAGAAGAGTGGCTTGCATTTTTATGCTAGTAATGCTTTTATGGCTAGCTCTGTGGTCTTTCGGTGCTGCTGGGGTTGTGGCTTTAGGCATTGGTGATGGTGGTCGCTGGTGGCTTCTTGTG GTGCTTTGTGTGAGCTTGTTTTGGACTGGTGCAGTTCTCTGTAATGTGGTGCATGTTGTAGTTTCGGGTATGGTTTTTCTTGTCCTTATTCATGGTGGTCGAGAAGCAACATCAATGCCTCCCAAACCAGTGATGAGTTCCTTGCAATACGCCATGACTACATCTTTTGGCAGCATATGCTATGGATCACTTTTTACAGCTGCTATACGAACACTACGGTGGGAG ATTAGGGGATTAAGGTCAAAGATTGGCAGCAACGAGTGTCTGCTCTGTTGTGTTGATTTTCTGTTTCATCTAGTAGAGTTTTTGGTTCGCTGGTTCAACAAGTATGCTTATGTGCAG ATTGCTGTCTATGGAAAAAGCTTTAATCATTCAGCAAAAGATGCCTGGGAGTTATTCCAATCAACAGGTGTTGAAGCACTGATAGCATATGACTGTTCAGGTGCTGTGTTATTCATGGGCACACTCTTGGGTGGACTCATAGCTGGAACATGTGCTGCAATTTGGACCAGGATCAAGCATCCTGAGAGGATAGTAATGGTCGGTTCTACTGCCATGTTGATGGGAATGATCTTG GTTGGGCTAGCAATGGTAGTTGTGGAGAGTGCGGTGACATCTATATACATTTGTTACGCAGAAGACCCCTCCTTAATAAACAGGTGGGATTCCGCATTCTTCGCCCAGCTATCGGAAAAACTACACCAACGCCTACAGCACAGAAGCGCTCGGGCCAGAGAAGTATTGACCCATAGAGTAGATGAACAGGTACAAACAGCAGTCTAA
- the LOC105156405 gene encoding GDT1-like protein 4: MGLSVVQGFTKSLAMTVLSEIGDKTFFAAAILAMRHPRRLVLSGCLGALIVMTILSAVVGWAAPNLIPRKWTHHITTLLFLGFGLWSLWDAFNDGEAEELAEVEKELDAAIKSNAGETKENNKDADDRKKQSRPFLSQFFSPILLKAFSITFFGEWGDKSQLATIGLAADENPLGVVLGGILGQALCTTAAVLGGKSLATQISEKVVALSGGVLFIVFGIQSFLSTVES; this comes from the exons atggGCCTCTCTGTTGTGCAA GGGTTCACGAAGTCGCTGGCAATGACGGTGTTGTCGGAGATCGGAGACAAGACTTTTTTTGCAGCTGCt ATCTTAGCAATGCGTCACCCAAGAAGGCTTGTTTTGTCAGGTTGCCTTGGAGCTCTGATT GTTATGACTATCTTATCAGCTGTTGTTGGCTGGGCTGCTCCAAATCTT ATCCCACGGAAATGGACTCATCATATCACGACATTATTGTTTCTGGGGTTCGGCTTATGGTCTCTATGGGATGCATTTAATGATGG AGAGGCTGAAGAATTGGCTGAAGTTGAAAAGGAACTG gACGCTGCTATTAAAAGTAATGCTGGAGAAACCAAAGAGAATAATAAG GATGCAGATGATCGGAAAAAACAAAGTCGCCCCTTTCTATCTCAATTCTTTTCCCCCATCTTGCTGAAG GCTTTCTCCATTACTTTCTTCGGTGAATGGGGTGATAAGAGTCAG cTTGCCACAATAGGTTTGGCTGCAGATGAGAATCCTCTGGGCGTTGTTCTTGGTGGAATCCT TGGACAAGCTTTGTGTACTACAGCTGCTGTCCTGGGAGGAAAAAGTCTAGCAACTCAAATATCTGAAAAAGTG GTTGCACTCTCTGGAGGAGttcttttcattgtttttggAATCCAATCCTTTCTCTCAACTGTTGAGTCATGA